The Zhihengliuella sp. ISTPL4 genomic interval CGCGACAGGCGCACGTCGGAGACGAGCGGGAGTCGGCCGATGCGTGCGGCTGCCGCACGGATCGTCTCCTCGCGGTCTCCGAGGTTGGCCCCGAGCGCCACGACCGCCACCGTCTCCGGGCGTGCAGGACGGGGTCCCGGTACCTCCGGTGGGCGCGTGAGGTTGCGGCTCATGTGGTGATGTCCTCCAGCCCCTCCGGCGCGCGGGTCCGGTGCACGGTCACGGCCACGTCGCTGAAGGTCAGAGCGATGGGCGCCTGCGGCTTGTGCACCGTCACGGTCACGTGCTGGACGCGACGGTCGTCGAGGGCGACATCCGCAATCCGCTCGGCCAGGGTCTCGATGAGGTTCACCGGCTCGCCGGACACGACCGCAGCCACCCGCTCGGCGAGATCGCCGTAGTGCACGGTGTCGGCCACGTCGTCGGAGGCAGCGGCCTGTTCGAGGGAGAGCCGCAGCCGGAGGTCGACCGTGAACTCCTGCCCCTCTTCCCGCTCGTGCGGGTAGACGCCGTGGCGGCCGAACACGGTCAGCCCTGTCAACACGATCTCGTCGAGGAAGTCCATGCCTCTAGGGTACGGGGAGGCCCGGACCTCGCCCTCAGCCTTCCCAGGCGCGGGTGATCGCGAGGGCGTCGCGGGTCGCGGCGACGTCGTGCACGCGCACCGCCCAGACGCCGGCCCGCATCGCGAGCGCGCTCGTCACCGCGGTCGCCAGGTCCCGGCGCTCCTCGGAGACGCCGTCGCCGCCCGGCGCCGCCGACTGCAGTACGTCGGCGAGAAACCGCTTGCGCGACGTACCGATCAGCACCCGCAGCCCGAGGCCCACGATCTCGTCGAGACCCCGCAGCACATCCCAGTTCTGCGCGCCCGCCTTGGCGAACCCGATACCCGGATCGACGATCAGGCGGGAGGGCGCGATACCGGAGGCCGCCGCCTCACCGATCCGCTCGCGCAGCTCGCCGGCCACCTCTCGAGCGACGCGGCGATAGTCGGCGTTCGCGTACATGTCGGCAGAGAAGCCCCGCCAGTGCCCGATCGCGAAGTCGGCTCCCGATTCGGCGACCGCGGCACGCATGTCAGGGTCAGCCAGTCCGCCGGAGACGTCGTTGACGATGCGCGCCCCCGCGCGGACCGCCGCCGCCGCCGTCGACGCGTTGAGGGTGTCGATGCTGACGACGAGCCCTGCCGCCGCGAGCTGCTCCACGACGGGAAGGACCCGCCGCTGCTCCTCCTCCACCCCGACGCGCTCCGCACCCGGCCGGGTCGACTCTCCCCCGACATCGAGGACGGACGCCCCTTCGGCACGCAGGCGGAGGCCGTGGGCGACCGCCCGGTCCGCGTCGAGATAACGCCCGCCGTCGCTGAAGGAGTCGGGCGTGACGTTGACGATTCCCCAGATACCGGTCATGCGCGCGACGTCCCGGGCGCCGGCACGGTCATGCCGATCAGGGTCACCAGTTCCGCACGTGCCACGGGATCCGTGTAGACCCCGCGCGCCGCGATGGTCAGCGTCGACGCTTCCGTCTGCCGCCCACCCCGCATCGTCACGCAGCCGTGGCTGGCGTCGAGCACGACGAGCACGCCACGCGCGTCGAGGTTCTCGGCGATCGTGTCGGCGATCTGCTCCCCCAGGCGCTCCTGCACCTGCGGCCGCGCGGCCAGGATCTCCACGACCCGCACGAGCGCACCGAGGCCGACGACCTGCTCGCCCGGAAGGTACGCGATGTGCGCGTGCCCCGCGAAGGGCAGGAGGTGGTGTTCGCACACCGACCGGAAGCGGATGTCGCGCAGGAGCACGGCCCCGGAGGGAAGGGTGTCCGGCGCCGGCCCGCGGGTCACGCTGATCGTGTGCGCGAGTGGCTCGGCGGGATCCTCCCCCACCCCGGCGAAGAACTCCGCGTACAGCTCGGCCATCCGGGAGGGCGTCTGCTTGATCCCCGGACGATCGGGGTCCTCACCGATCGCCTCCAGGAGTTCCCTGGTGAGCCGTTCGACGCGTGCCTTGTCGACGGTCACGTCACGCCGTCGCGGGACGAGGGTTACCCGCTCCGGCGGAGCCCTGCTGCGGCCGCGGCGGGGTCGTCGGCGCCTCGACCGAGGCGGCGAGCGAGACGTCCTTCTTCGGGACCTCGATCGGCGGCCGCTCGGAGACGGGACGGTCCTCGCCCGACAGCCACAGCGGACGCTCGGGGAGCTTCTTCACCTCGGTGAAGATCTCCGCGATGCGGTTGTGGTCGAGGGTCTCCTCCTCCAGCAGCGCGAGGGCGAGACGGTCCAGGATGTCGCGGTTCTCGCTGAGCACCGCATACGCCTCGTTGTGCGCCTGCTCGA includes:
- the folB gene encoding dihydroneopterin aldolase, translated to MDFLDEIVLTGLTVFGRHGVYPHEREEGQEFTVDLRLRLSLEQAAASDDVADTVHYGDLAERVAAVVSGEPVNLIETLAERIADVALDDRRVQHVTVTVHKPQAPIALTFSDVAVTVHRTRAPEGLEDITT
- the folP gene encoding dihydropteroate synthase, giving the protein MTGIWGIVNVTPDSFSDGGRYLDADRAVAHGLRLRAEGASVLDVGGESTRPGAERVGVEEEQRRVLPVVEQLAAAGLVVSIDTLNASTAAAAVRAGARIVNDVSGGLADPDMRAAVAESGADFAIGHWRGFSADMYANADYRRVAREVAGELRERIGEAAASGIAPSRLIVDPGIGFAKAGAQNWDVLRGLDEIVGLGLRVLIGTSRKRFLADVLQSAAPGGDGVSEERRDLATAVTSALAMRAGVWAVRVHDVAATRDALAITRAWEG
- the folE gene encoding GTP cyclohydrolase I; the encoded protein is MTVDKARVERLTRELLEAIGEDPDRPGIKQTPSRMAELYAEFFAGVGEDPAEPLAHTISVTRGPAPDTLPSGAVLLRDIRFRSVCEHHLLPFAGHAHIAYLPGEQVVGLGALVRVVEILAARPQVQERLGEQIADTIAENLDARGVLVVLDASHGCVTMRGGRQTEASTLTIAARGVYTDPVARAELVTLIGMTVPAPGTSRA